From the Rutidosis leptorrhynchoides isolate AG116_Rl617_1_P2 unplaced genomic scaffold, CSIRO_AGI_Rlap_v1 contig300, whole genome shotgun sequence genome, one window contains:
- the LOC139882725 gene encoding DNA polymerase epsilon catalytic subunit A-like isoform X2 — MNGGDRRKWDRSDSRMSKKQKLIRSAEEELESKLGFDLHSEADKRLGWLLTFSPSSIEEEHTRRIFSCVDLYFVTQDGSTFKTKVKFRPYFYAATKDKMEMDVDAYLKRRYEGQIADIEIVGKEDLDLKNHLSGLHKSYLKISFDTVQQLMDVKRDLMHVVQRNQAKFDAAEAYEFILSGKREQRPQDSLDYIVDLREYDVPYHVRFAIDNDVRCGQWYDVSVTSAGVMLEKRADLLQRAEVHVCAFDIETTKLPLKFPDAEYDMIMMISYMVDGQGYLIINRECVAEDIEDLEYTPKPEFEGCFRVTNVNNERDLLTHWFAHMQEVKPGVYVTYNGDFFDWPFLEKRAAHHGLVMSNEVGFHCDQNQGECRAKFACHLDCFSWVKRDSYLPQGSQGLKAVTKAKLGYDPLEVNPEDMVRYAMEKPQMMASYSVSDAVATYFLYMTYVHPFIFSLATIIPMSPDEVLRKGSGTLCEMLLMVEAYKANVICPNKHQSAPEKFYNNHLLESETYIGGHVECLESGVFRSDLPTSFKLDPSAFEQLINNLDRDLQYAIQVEGKMDLHTVSNYDDVRNAILEKLVRLRDEPIRDECPLIYHLDVAAMYPNIILTNRLQPPSIVTDEVCTACDFNRPGKTCLRKLEWVWRGEIYMAKKSDYYHLKKQIESEFVDGQLSKSFADLPKADQQLKLKERLKKYCQKAYKRVLDKPVTELREAGICMRENPFYVDTVRSFRDRRYEYKGLNKVWKGKLAEAKASGNSIKIQEANDMVVVYDSLQLAHKCILNSFYGYVMRKGARWYSMEMAGVVTYTGAKIIQNARLLVEKIGRPIELDTDGIWCALPGSFPENFTFKTKDLKKKLTISYPCVMLNVDVARNNTNDQYQTLADPINKTYSTHSECSIEFEVDGPYKAMILPASKEEGILIKKRYAVFNDDGTLAELKGFEIKRRGELKLIKVFQAELFDKFLHGSTLEECYSAVAAVANRWLDLLDSQGNDIADSELLDYISESSTMSKSLADYGEQKSCAVTTAKRLADFLGNTMVKDKGLRCQYIVACEPRGTPVSERAVPVAIFDTDAEIIKYYLRKWCKTSSDVGIRSIIDWSYYKQRLSSAIQKIITIPAAMQKVANPVPRVAHPDWLHKKVREKDDKFRQRKLVDMFSAVQRSNLLKGTNDTAASHIDVENVGDLEDACNKSSLVDGPRPIVRCYEANSRQHSVRNTSCDSAQQSDHGQERGLPSSSPQDNHLSIDRNVDYQGWLKLKKRKWKDMLEKRKRQRLSNVRTPHHAVNGVSEGGVKRGKGVQGRTGVGSYFRTHEVALVQCHWQVIQLIPGSDSGKYFAWVVVDGVMLKIPLTVPRVFYLNSKSSVAENFPGKPVNKSLPHGRHTYNLIEVVIDEEQFKKESKKLESLLADPEIEGIYGTKVPLEFNAVLEIGCVCKVDKSAKKRNAQDGWSLTELSMKTTTECSYLEQPISFFYLYHSFSEGRATYVGYFPASRILSVVIVSPYSNKDLTPSILEKQFREAFLALSIEPPARNSIVFKVDYVGSVKDAEKNLQNAINEFRDKHHGPAIAVIECPNGHLIKSRIPLLNDFPCVNIPSNARDGHYQAVGWQQQASKIGMQRSAVSQQWLNERISLSRYAHVPLGNIELDWLIFTADIFFSRALRDQHQVLWISDNGVPDFGGNNEEETCFADEACQPLITYPGAYRKVSVELKIHHLAVNALLKCNQVNELEGGALFDQDMEFGPYNDSSSFDDAATSASALRVLKQLVQRCLTDAVTSGNEFADAFLQHTYRWLCSPQSKLHDPALHRILHKVMQKVFALLLAELRKLGATIIFANFSKIMIDTGKFDLTAAKAYCDSLLKALQLRELFEWIELEPLHFWHSLLFMDQFNYGGIPASTDDNCNDASPVHIVSSWNIAEYLPKRVQDHFDRVVSDFMVKPLEHAKEQAANRTSYLDGNSCTPSITVAAAERFESLTVEYLRGLIRSDFTDNLLNIVRDINLHIKEMRKTENDLVFQGNPQFASNSKKGDVALDFIKHICAVLALDDNVQDHVLVMRRNLLKYVHVREFAPEAEFHDPCPSFILPNVICSYCNDCRDLDLCRDPALLGKEWHCAVPQCGQPYDREMMENSLLQIVRQRERLYHVQDLVCLRCNQVKVAHLTEQCSCSGSFRCKEDLSEFQRKMQIFLKIAIQQDFLLLQECTSWILEVQL; from the exons ATGAACGGCGGGGATCGCCGGAAATGGGACCGGAGTGACTCGCGCATGTCGAAGAAGCAGAAGCTAATTCGCAGCGCCGAGGAAGAACTCGAGTCCAAGCTTGGGTTCGATCTCCACTCCGAAGCTGATAAACGCCTCGGATGGCTCCTCACTTTCTCTCCG TCATCTATCGAGGAAGAGCACACTCGCAGAATATTTAGTTGCGTCGATCTTTATTTCGTTACACAG GACGGTTCTACTTTTAAGACCAAGGTCAAGTTCCGCCCTTATTTCTATGCTGCCACGAAG GATAAAATGGAAATGGATGTTGATGCATATTTAAAGCGACGGTATGAGGGCCAAATTGCTGATATTGAAATTGTGGGAAAAGAGGACCTTGATCTT AAAAACCATTTATCTGGTTTACATAAATCCTATCTAAAAATATCTTTTGACACCGTTCAACAATTGATGGACGTGAAGAGAGATTTGATGCACGTTGTTCAGAGAAACCAGGCAAAGTTTGATGCGGCAGAAGCATATGAGTTTATATTAAGTGGAAAGAG AGAACAAAGGCCTCAAGATTCTCTAGATTACATTGTAGATCTTCGTGAATATGATGTTCCTTACCATGTCCGCTTTGCTATTGACAATG ATGTGCGATGTGGGCAGTGGTATGATGTCAGTGTAACCAGCGCTGGTGTTATGCTTGAGAAGAGGGCTGATCTTCTGCAGCGTGCTGAAGTACATGTTTGTGCATTTGATATCGAGACAACAAAGCTTCCATTGAAGTTCCCTGATGCCGAGTATGATATGATCATGATGATCTCATACATGGTTGATGGTCAAGGCTACCTCATAATTAATAGAGAG TGTGTAGCGGAAGATATCGAGGACTTGGAGTATACTCCAAAACCAGAATTTGAAGGCTGTTTCAGAGTAACAAATGTGAATAATGAG CGAGATCTTCTTACACATTGGTTTGCCCACATGCAAGAGGTGAAGCCTGGTGTTTATGTAACgtataatggtgatttttttgatTGGCCATTCTTGGAAAAACGAGCAGCTCATCATGGCCTTGTAATGAGCAAT GAGGTTGGATTTCATTGTGACCAGAATCAAGGAGAATGTCGTGCTAAATTTGCTTGCCATTTGGATTGTTTTTCTTGGGTCAAACGTGATAGTTACCTTCCTCAGGGAAGTCAGGGCCTCAAG GCAGTTACTAAGGCAAAGTTAGGTTATGATCCACTCGAGGTGAATCCGGAGGATATGGTTCGATATGCCATGGAAAAACCTCAG ATGATGGCATCTTATTCCGTTTCTGATGCTGTTGCTACATATTTCTTGTATATGACATATGTGCACCCATTCATTTTCTCGCTGGCGACTATAATCCCCATGTCTCCTGATGAGGTTCTTCGCAAGGGTAGTGGGACACTTTGTGAAATGCTTCTTATGGTCGAG GCATACAAGGCAAATGTAATATGCCCAAACAAACACCAATCTGCCCCAGAAAAGTTCTATAACAATCACCTTCTTGAGAGTGAGACATATATCGGAGGCCATGTGGAATGCCTTGAAAGTGGTGTTTTCAGATCTGATCTACCAACTAGTTTTAAGCTCGACCCATCTGCTTTTGAG CAACTGATCAACAATCTCGACCGAGATCTTCAGTATGCTATACAAGTTGAAGGAAAGATGGACTTGCATACAGTGTCTAATTATGATGACGTGAGGAACGCTATCCTGGAAAAG CTTGTGAGGTTGCGGGATGAACCTATTCGTGACGAATGTCCCCTCATTTATCATCTAGATGTTGCTGCTATGTATCCAAATATTATTCTGACGAACAGGCTTCAG cCACCATCAATAGTGACGGATGAAGTTTGCACTGCATGCGATTTTAACCGTCCTGGTAAAACTTGTCTTCGGAAGCTTGAATGGGTTTGGCGTGGAGAGATATACATGGCAAAAAAAag TGACTATTATCATCTGAAGAAGCAAATTGAGTCTGAGTTTGTTGATGGTCAGCTGTCTAAATCTTTTGCTGACTTGCCGAAAGCAGACCAACAGTTGAAACTCAAAGAGAGACTAAAGAAATACTGCCAGAAA GCATATAAACGGGTGCTTGATAAGCCAGTCACTGAACTTCGAGAAGCTGGGATTTGCATGCGAGAAAACCCTTTTTATGTCGACACCGTTCGCAG CTTTCGGGATAGAAGATATGAATACAAAGGACTTAATAAAGTTTGGAAAGGGAAGTTGGCAGAAGCCAAGGCCAGTGGAAATTCTATTAAGATCCAGGAGGCAAAC GACATGGTGGTCGTTTATGATTCTCTACAACTTGCTCATAAGTGTATTCTTAATTCATTCTATGGTTATGTCATGCGCAA GGGTGCAAGATGGTACTCTATGGAAATGGCTGGTGTGGTTACGTACACTGGAGCCAAAATCATTCAGAATGCTCGCTTGCTAGTTGAAAAAATTGGGAGGCCGATAGAGTTAGATACTGACGGCATTTGGTGTGCCCTCCCAGGATCTTTTCCAGAGAACTTTACTTTCAAAACAAA agacttgaagaagaagttaactatttCATATCCATGTGTCATGCTTAATGTTGATGTAGCAAGAAACAACACAAATGATCAGTATCAG ACACTTGCAGATCCTATTAACAAAACTTATTCAACTCATAGTGAATGCTCAATTGAATTTGAAGTGGATGGACCATACAAG GCAATGATTCTTCCTGCCTCCAAGGAAGAAGGGATTTTGATTAAGAAACGATATGCTGTGTTCAATGATGATGGAACCCTTGCAGAACTTAAGGGTTTTGAGATCAAGCGTCGAGGAGAACTGAAGCTCATTAAAGTTTTCCAG GCTGAGCTTTTCGACAAATTTCTCCATGGATCAACTTTGGAGGAATGCTACTCAGCTGTTGCTGCTGTCGCTAATCGCTGGCTTGATCTTCTTGAT AGTCAAGGGAACGATATTGCAGATAGTGAACTGCTTGATTATATATCTGAGTCAAGCACAATGAGCAAGTCCTTGGCAGATTACGGTGAACAAAAGTCTTGTGCAGTTACCACTGCAAAGCGTCTTGCTGATTTTCTTGGTAATACAATGGTTAAAGATAAAGGGTTACGATGCCAATACATAGTTGCGTGCGAACCAAGG GGTACACCAGTTAGTGAACGTGCAGTTCCTGTCGCAATATTTGATACTGACGCTG AGATAATAAAGTACTATTTAAGAAAATGGTGCAAGACTTCATCAGATGTAGGCATCCGTTCTATCATTGACTGGTCCTACTATAAGCAGCGGCTTAGTTCGGCAATTCAAAAAATCATAACCATTCCTGCTGCTATGCAAAAG GTTGCGAATCCGGTTCCTAGGGTTGCTCATCCCGATTGGCTGCATAAAAAGGTCCGTGAGAAGGACGACAAATTCCGACAACGGAAATTGGTTGATATGTTTAGTGCTGTGCAACGCAGTAACTTGTTGAAAGGGACCAATGACACTGCTGCCAGTCATATTGATGTTGAGAATGTTGGAGATTTAGAAGACGCATGCAATAAAAGTAGCCTTGTGGATGGACCTAGACCAATTGTTCGTTGTTATGAAGCAAACAGCAGACAACATTCAGTGAGAAACACTTCTTGTGACTCTGCACAACAAAGTGATCATGGTCAAGAAAGGGGCCTGCCATCTTCATCTCCGCAAGATAATCATTTGTCTATTGACAGAAATGTTGATTATCAAGGATGGCTAAAATTAAAGAAGAGAAAGTGGAAAGATATGCTGGAAAAGAGGAAGAGGCAAAG GTTAAGCAATGTGAGGACCCCACATCATGCAGTTAATGGTGTTTCTGAAGGTGGTGTGAAAAGGGGTAAAGGTGTTCAGGGGAGAACTGGTGTTGGCTCCTATTTTAGGACGCATGAAGTAGCCTTGGTGCAGTGCCACTGGCAG GTTATACAATTGATTCCAGGGTCAGATAGTGGAAAATATTTTGCTTGGGTTGTTGTTGATGGAGTCATGCTAAAGATTCCTTTGACTGTTCCGAGAGTATTTTACTTGAACTCAAAAAGTTCTGTGGCTGAAAATTTTCCTGGAAAGCCTGTGAACAAGTCACTTCCTCATGGGAGACATACGTACAACCTGATTGAG GTTGTGATTGATGAAGAACAATTTAAGAAAGAAAGCAAAAAGCTCGAATCTCTCCTTGCAGATCCAGAaattgag GGAATATATGGAACAAAAGTGCCGCTGGAATTCAACGCTGTCCTTGAGATTGGCTGTGTCTGTAAAGTAGATAAATCAGCCAAGAAGCGAAATGCCCAGGATGGTTGGAGTCTGACTGAACTCAGCATGAAAACCACAACCGAGTGTTCTTATCTGGAGCAACCAATATCGTTTTTTTACTTGTACCATAG CTTCTCTGAAGGACGTGCTACCTATGTGGGATATTTCCCTGCATCAAGGATTCTATCTGTTGTGATTGTTAGTCCTTATTCAAACAAAGATTTAACGCCATCTATTCTTGAAAAGCAATTCCGTGAAGCTTTCCTTGCATTGTCCATTGAACCACCTGCAAGGAATAGTATTGTTTTCAAG GTGGACTATGTTGGAAGTGTTAAAGACGCAGAAAAAAACTTACAGAATGCTATAAATGAATTCAG AGATAAACATCATGGACCTGCTATTGCTGTCATAGAATGCCCAAATGGACACTTAATCAAGTCTCGGATACCATTACTAAATGACTTTCCCTGTGTGAACATTCCTTCAAACGCTCGTGATGGTCACTATCAG GCTGTTGGGTGGCAGCAACAGGCTTCGAAAATTGGAATGCAACGATCTGCTGTTTCACAGCAATGGTTGAATGAAAGAATTTCTCTCTCGAGATATGCCCAT GTGCCCCTGGGAAATATTGAACTTGACTGGCTTATATTTACAGCTGATATCTTCTTTTCAAGAGCATTACGTGATCAGCATCAG GTACTATGGATATCGGATAATGGTGTTCCAGATTTTGGAGGTAATAACGAAGAAGAAACATGTTTTGCTGATGAG gCGTGTCAACCTCTTATTACGTATCCAGGGGCATATAGAAAAGTTTCCGTGGAGCTTAAG ATACACCACCTGGCTGTGAATGCTCTTTTGAAATGCAACCAAGTTAATGAACTTGAAGGAGGAGCTTTGTTTGACCAAGACATGGAATTTGGTCCCTATAATGACAGTAGTAGTTTTGATGATGCCGCCACATCAGCATCTGCATTACGTGTATTGAAACAACTGGTCCAGAGATGTCTCACTGATGCTGTTACATCAGGAAATGAATTTGCTGATGCATTCTTGCAGCATACTTACCGATGGCTTTGCAG CCCTCAATCGAAGCTTCATGACCCAGCTCTTCACCGCATACTTCACAAG GTCATGCAAAAGGTGTTCGCCTTGCTACTAGCTGAATTGCGCAAACTTGGTGCCACAATAATATTTGCTAATTTCTCAAAGATTATGATAGACACTGGAAAATTTGATCTAACAGCTGCAAAAGCTTACTGTGATAGCTTGCTCAAAGCTCTGCAGTTGAG AGAGCTGTTTGAATGGATTGAGCTTGAGCCACTGCACTTTTGGCATTCCTTGCTCTTTATGGACCAG TTTAACTATGGAGGGATCCCAGCCAGCACCGATGACAATTGTAATGATGCATCGCCTGTACATATCGTATCTAGTTGGAACATTGCTGAATACTTGCCAAAAAGGGTCCAG GATCATTTCGATCGTGTTGTCTCTGATTTTATGGTTAAGCCGCTTGAACACGCAAAGGAACAAGCTGCCAACAGAACATCTTACCTGGATGGCAATTCCTGTACTCCATCAATTACTGTTGCAGCTGCTGAGAGATTTGAATCACTCACTGTGGAATATCTTAGAGGCCTG ATCAGATCAGATTTCACAGACAATTTGCTTAATATTGTCCGTGACATTAATCTCCATATAAAAGAGATGAGGAAAACTGAAAATGATCTAGTTTTCCAAGGAAATCCTCAATTTGCTAGTAACTCGAAAAAGGGAGATGTCGCTCTAGATTTCATCAAACACATCTGTGCTGTTCTGGCCCTTGACGATAACGTTCAGGATCATGTTCTG GTAATGAGAAGAAACCTTTTGAAATACGTTCATGTTCGGGAGTTTGCTCCAGAAGCTGAGTTTCACGATCCTTGCCCTTCCTTCATCTTACCAAATGTGATTTGCAG CTACTGCAACGACTGCCGAGATCTTGACCTTTGTCGTGATCCGGCTTTGCTGGGGAAGGAGTGGCATTGTGCTGTGCCACAATGTGGTCAGCCGTACGACCGCGAGATGATGGAAAATTCGCTTCTTCAAATCGTACGGCAGAGGGAGCGTCTGTACCACGTCCAGGATCTAGTGTGCCTCAGGTGTAATCAGGTGAAAGTTGCACATCTGACAGAACAATGCTCATGTTCCGGATCATTCAGATGCAAAGAGGATCTCTCTGAATTTCAACGCAAAATGCAAATCTTCTTGAAAATTGCTATCCAGCAGGATTTCCTACTTCTTCAAGAGTGCACTTCATGGATCTTGGAAGTACAATTGTGA